Proteins encoded by one window of Microcoleus sp. FACHB-68:
- the mnmA gene encoding tRNA 2-thiouridine(34) synthase MnmA translates to MNKVVVGLSGGVDSSVAAATLHHQGYEVVGLTLWLMKGKGQCCTEGMVDAAYICEQLGVPHHVVDIREVFQSNIVDYLVAGYSAGVTPLPCSQCNKTVKFGPMQRYAREELGIDKIATGHYARVNYDSASGRYQLLRALDLNKDQSYFLYDLSQEVLAGCVFPLGEHTKAETRRLAAEFGLKTADKPESQDLCLVEANGSMRAFLDKYLAPQKGEIVDTTGKVLGHHDGIHHYTIGQRKGIGIAASEPLYVVALDAGRNQVIVGNRASVHQSECTVHGVNWVSMAQPATPIKALAQVRYRTPAMPATVIPLEDAGVRLVFDEPQFGITPGQAAVWYAGDVLLGGGVITPE, encoded by the coding sequence ATGAACAAAGTAGTGGTGGGCCTCTCCGGTGGAGTCGATAGTTCAGTTGCAGCGGCAACCCTCCACCATCAAGGATATGAAGTTGTGGGACTGACCCTTTGGCTGATGAAGGGTAAAGGTCAGTGTTGCACGGAGGGGATGGTTGATGCTGCCTATATTTGCGAACAATTAGGCGTTCCCCATCACGTTGTCGATATTCGTGAAGTTTTCCAGAGCAATATTGTGGATTATTTGGTCGCCGGCTACAGTGCCGGTGTGACGCCGCTGCCTTGCTCTCAGTGCAACAAAACGGTCAAGTTTGGCCCCATGCAGCGCTACGCCCGTGAAGAATTGGGCATTGATAAAATCGCAACCGGCCATTATGCGCGGGTTAATTACGACTCTGCTAGCGGGCGCTATCAACTGCTGCGGGCTTTAGACCTCAACAAGGATCAATCTTACTTCTTGTATGATTTATCCCAGGAAGTGCTAGCTGGGTGCGTGTTTCCTTTGGGCGAACATACGAAAGCGGAAACCCGTCGTCTCGCGGCTGAATTTGGCTTGAAGACTGCCGATAAGCCGGAAAGTCAGGATTTGTGCTTAGTAGAAGCCAATGGTTCCATGCGGGCATTTCTAGATAAATATCTCGCGCCGCAAAAAGGCGAAATTGTTGACACAACCGGCAAAGTGTTGGGACATCACGATGGCATCCATCACTATACGATCGGTCAGCGTAAGGGAATTGGGATCGCTGCCAGTGAACCGCTGTATGTGGTTGCCCTAGATGCCGGTCGAAATCAGGTAATTGTGGGAAATCGCGCCAGTGTTCATCAATCGGAATGCACGGTACACGGCGTTAATTGGGTGTCTATGGCGCAGCCGGCAACCCCCATCAAGGCACTCGCCCAAGTTCGTTACCGTACCCCTGCAATGCCGGCAACCGTGATTCCTTTAGAAGATGCCGGTGTTCGTCTGGTTTTTGATGAACCGCAGTTCGGGATTACTCCCGGACAAGCGGCTGTTTGGTATGCCGGTGATGTTTTATTAGGCGGTGGCGTCATTACTCCCGAATAG
- a CDS encoding Txe/YoeB family addiction module toxin, translating into MSRRIIFESSAFADFSKWAKLDKKIYRKIVELIKDIDRSPFEGLGKPEPLKYELSGFWSRRIDNEHRLKNS; encoded by the coding sequence ATGAGCAGAAGAATTATTTTTGAATCATCTGCTTTTGCAGACTTTAGCAAATGGGCAAAGTTAGACAAAAAAATCTATCGCAAAATTGTCGAACTAATTAAGGACATAGACCGCTCACCGTTTGAAGGATTAGGTAAACCTGAGCCTCTGAAATACGAATTAAGTGGTTTTTGGTCAAGGCGCATTGATAATGAACATCGTTTGAAAAACAGTTAA
- the nth gene encoding endonuclease III, translated as MSITRKWSATQQRALEILIRLKRLYPDAKCTLNYETPVQLLVATILSAQCTDERVNKVTPALFSRFPDAPAFAGADLEELETLVRSTGFYRNKAKNIKGACRMIGEKFQGKVPKRMELLLELPGVARKTANVVLAHAYGINQGVTVDTHVSRLSRRLGLTEHTDAVRVERDLIRLLPQEDWENWSIRLIYHGRAICNARKPLCDACALADLCPSANLPQPLMPADVDAGVVDAGVGSA; from the coding sequence ATGAGCATCACACGTAAATGGTCAGCCACTCAGCAACGGGCGCTCGAAATTTTGATTCGCTTAAAGCGTCTTTATCCAGATGCCAAATGCACGCTTAATTATGAGACGCCGGTGCAGTTGCTGGTGGCAACGATCCTCTCCGCACAATGCACAGATGAGCGGGTGAATAAGGTGACACCGGCACTATTTAGCCGGTTTCCTGATGCACCCGCCTTTGCCGGTGCGGATTTAGAAGAACTCGAAACTTTAGTACGTTCCACCGGCTTCTATCGCAACAAGGCCAAAAATATTAAGGGCGCTTGTCGCATGATCGGAGAAAAATTTCAAGGTAAAGTGCCGAAGCGGATGGAACTGCTGCTGGAGTTGCCGGGAGTTGCCAGAAAAACCGCCAATGTGGTTTTAGCCCATGCCTACGGCATCAATCAAGGCGTTACGGTGGATACCCACGTCAGCCGGCTCAGCCGCCGGTTGGGCTTGACTGAACACACCGATGCGGTGCGCGTCGAGCGAGATTTAATTCGTCTACTGCCCCAGGAAGATTGGGAAAATTGGTCAATTCGGCTAATTTATCACGGACGTGCGATTTGTAATGCCCGCAAACCTTTGTGCGATGCCTGCGCCCTTGCGGATCTGTGCCCTTCTGCGAATCTCCCTCAACCCTTGATGCCGGCAGATGTTGATGCCGGTGTTGTTGATGCCGGTGTTGGGAGTGCCTGA
- the rpsN gene encoding 30S ribosomal protein S14: MAKKSMIEREKKRQRLVDKYADRREELKEEFANATTPAAKIEVHRQLQQLPRNSAPTRLRNRCWLTGRSRGYYRDFGLSRHVIREMAHTGLLPGVVKSSW, from the coding sequence ATGGCCAAGAAGAGCATGATTGAGCGGGAAAAGAAACGCCAGCGTCTAGTGGATAAGTACGCTGATAGACGAGAAGAGTTAAAAGAAGAGTTTGCCAATGCCACGACGCCGGCAGCCAAAATAGAAGTTCACCGGCAACTGCAACAGCTGCCGCGTAACAGCGCTCCTACCCGGCTCCGCAATCGTTGCTGGCTCACAGGTCGCTCCAGAGGTTACTATCGTGACTTTGGCTTGTCTCGCCACGTTATTCGAGAAATGGCTCACACAGGATTGCTACCGGGCGTGGTTAAGTCCAGCTGGTAG
- a CDS encoding DUF433 domain-containing protein encodes MTFTATEYKYVELAEGNVPIIAGTTMKVVELVEAHIAYGWSPAELHLNHRYLTMSQIHSALAYYWDYKQELDADMERRFQYAEKLRLEAGESAFSKKLRAQGLIK; translated from the coding sequence ATGACATTCACAGCTACGGAATATAAATATGTGGAACTCGCTGAGGGTAATGTCCCGATAATTGCCGGCACTACGATGAAAGTTGTTGAATTAGTGGAGGCTCATATTGCTTACGGTTGGAGTCCAGCCGAGTTGCATCTGAACCATCGCTATTTGACAATGAGCCAAATTCATTCGGCATTAGCTTATTATTGGGATTATAAACAGGAGCTTGATGCAGATATGGAGCGACGTTTCCAGTATGCTGAAAAGTTACGTCTAGAAGCTGGAGAATCTGCTTTCTCTAAAAAACTTCGCGCTCAAGGATTGATTAAGTGA
- a CDS encoding cold shock domain-containing protein — MEPVLNKGQLTTWKDDKGFGFIKPEDGGKEVFLHISALKRADRRPQVGDTIFYERVAEPDGKVRAAKASIQGVADQSLQTKQEARKQGGAARPLQTKPAPRKQGLLKSVVSLGALAVIALFTTLSPTRSAPPIRATPTPAGSASPMRAVTNQECVIKGNISISTGDKLYHLPGMEDYEATRIDPTKGERWFCTESEAIANGWRKAPK; from the coding sequence ATGGAACCTGTGCTCAATAAAGGTCAACTGACAACCTGGAAAGATGATAAAGGTTTTGGCTTCATCAAGCCAGAAGATGGCGGTAAAGAAGTTTTCTTGCATATCAGTGCGCTGAAGAGAGCAGATCGCCGGCCACAAGTCGGAGATACGATTTTCTACGAGCGAGTTGCTGAACCAGACGGGAAGGTACGTGCTGCTAAAGCTTCAATTCAAGGTGTTGCAGATCAATCTTTGCAAACCAAGCAGGAAGCAAGGAAACAAGGCGGTGCAGCTCGACCTTTGCAAACCAAGCCGGCACCAAGGAAACAGGGTTTACTTAAAAGTGTTGTTAGCCTTGGAGCTCTGGCTGTCATTGCGCTTTTTACGACCCTTAGTCCTACTCGTTCTGCCCCTCCAATTAGAGCTACCCCAACACCAGCCGGTTCTGCCTCTCCAATGAGAGCCGTCACAAACCAAGAATGTGTTATCAAAGGCAATATCTCGATTAGTACCGGCGATAAGCTTTATCACCTTCCGGGTATGGAAGATTACGAAGCAACAAGAATCGATCCAACAAAGGGAGAAAGGTGGTTTTGTACAGAGTCAGAGGCGATCGCAAATGGTTGGCGTAAAGCACCGAAGTAG
- the aat gene encoding leucyl/phenylalanyl-tRNA--protein transferase: MKFDIPAIIQGYAQGYFLMANDGEDGSLGWYSSRQRALIPLDGRFRYPRSLQRFLNQERFTAAINRDFQGVIAGCANRETTWISSQLQEIYWELYQAGWAYSFETWQGDELAGGILGIAIGGAFIGESMFYRIPEGSKVAMVKLVEHLQTQQFLLFDAQMMNPHLERFGAYTVSEQEYEPLLQKAVRRQCSFQ; the protein is encoded by the coding sequence ATGAAATTTGATATTCCTGCGATTATCCAGGGGTACGCTCAAGGCTACTTCCTGATGGCCAATGATGGGGAAGATGGTAGCTTGGGGTGGTATTCCAGCCGGCAACGAGCGTTAATTCCCCTAGATGGGCGTTTTCGCTACCCCCGTTCATTGCAACGCTTTCTCAATCAAGAACGCTTTACAGCAGCCATTAACCGCGATTTTCAGGGCGTGATCGCCGGTTGTGCTAACCGAGAAACAACCTGGATTTCCTCACAACTGCAAGAGATTTACTGGGAATTGTATCAAGCCGGCTGGGCTTATAGTTTTGAAACCTGGCAAGGAGATGAACTAGCCGGCGGCATTTTAGGAATTGCTATCGGGGGAGCTTTTATTGGAGAATCCATGTTTTATAGAATTCCCGAAGGCTCAAAAGTCGCAATGGTCAAATTAGTCGAACACCTGCAAACGCAACAGTTCCTATTATTTGACGCGCAAATGATGAACCCCCATTTAGAACGATTTGGAGCCTATACCGTTAGCGAACAAGAGTATGAACCCCTGCTCCAAAAAGCTGTGCGACGCCAGTGTTCTTTTCAGTAA
- a CDS encoding NAD(P)H-hydrate dehydratase — translation MVGIEHRQEQIQQIAVTAEQMRAIEARVFDAGMPVAALMEKVAGLIIRRIQTLYPMPVRVGVLVGPGHNGGDALVIARELHFKGYEVSIYRAFSELKELTDQHAHYATRLGIPSYEVIDALKDSEILIDGLFGFGLERPLEGSIADAINQINTWGKPVLSIDLPSGLHTDTGEVLGTAIRATRTLCLGLWKLGLLQDDALQYAGEVELIDFDLPLVDILAVVGQAPAIRRVTPSVALAHVPLPRPQSTYKYKMGHLLLIAGSRKYTGAAILTGLGARCSGVGMLSIAVPESIKPLLSAQLPEALIIGCPETDSGAIEQLPVGTDLTSYSAIACGPGLTLEAAAVVEMVLESDRPVVVDADGLNVLAQLGTIPTLAERQALTVLTPHAGEFKRLFPDIEDLTNNRIHAVKSAAQQSQAIVLLKGARTAIAHADGSVWINPESTPALARGGSGDVLTGLMGGLIAQAVAGNMPVEPLVTTAVWWHAKAGILAAQERTELGVDAFTLTQYLLPMMQSYFAKNVPV, via the coding sequence TTGGTAGGGATTGAACACCGGCAAGAACAGATTCAGCAAATTGCAGTGACGGCTGAACAAATGCGTGCGATTGAGGCGCGAGTGTTTGACGCTGGGATGCCGGTGGCAGCTTTGATGGAAAAGGTGGCTGGACTGATTATCCGCCGCATTCAAACGCTTTATCCGATGCCGGTGCGAGTGGGGGTGTTAGTTGGCCCTGGCCATAATGGCGGCGATGCCTTGGTGATTGCAAGAGAATTGCATTTCAAAGGTTATGAAGTTTCGATTTATCGGGCTTTTTCTGAGCTGAAGGAACTGACGGATCAGCACGCTCATTATGCAACGCGATTAGGGATTCCTTCTTATGAGGTTATTGATGCGCTCAAGGACTCTGAAATATTAATAGATGGGTTATTTGGCTTTGGGCTGGAGCGACCCTTAGAAGGCTCTATTGCTGATGCAATTAACCAGATTAATACTTGGGGCAAGCCGGTGTTGAGTATTGATTTGCCTTCCGGGTTGCATACGGATACCGGCGAGGTATTGGGAACAGCAATTCGGGCGACGCGGACGCTTTGTTTGGGTTTGTGGAAGTTGGGTTTACTGCAAGACGATGCGTTGCAGTATGCCGGCGAGGTGGAATTGATTGATTTTGATTTGCCTTTGGTGGATATTTTGGCAGTTGTGGGGCAAGCACCGGCAATTCGTCGCGTCACGCCCTCCGTTGCCCTTGCTCACGTTCCCCTGCCGCGTCCCCAGTCAACCTATAAGTACAAAATGGGGCATCTGCTGCTGATTGCCGGCTCTCGGAAGTATACCGGCGCGGCAATTTTAACCGGGTTAGGAGCGCGGTGCAGTGGTGTGGGAATGCTGTCTATTGCGGTGCCAGAGTCGATTAAGCCGCTGTTGAGTGCCCAGCTACCCGAAGCTTTAATCATTGGTTGTCCGGAAACAGATTCTGGGGCGATTGAACAGCTGCCGGTGGGGACTGATTTGACTTCCTACAGTGCCATCGCCTGCGGCCCAGGTTTGACTTTAGAGGCCGCAGCAGTGGTAGAAATGGTGTTAGAAAGCGATCGCCCGGTTGTTGTCGATGCGGATGGGTTGAATGTCTTGGCGCAACTGGGCACAATCCCGACTTTGGCGGAACGGCAAGCTTTAACGGTTTTGACGCCCCATGCTGGGGAGTTTAAGCGGCTGTTTCCCGACATTGAAGACTTGACAAATAATCGAATTCATGCAGTAAAGTCTGCGGCTCAGCAAAGTCAAGCAATTGTTTTGTTAAAAGGCGCGAGAACCGCGATCGCCCATGCCGATGGTTCAGTTTGGATTAATCCAGAAAGTACGCCGGCGCTGGCAAGGGGTGGCAGTGGGGATGTTTTAACCGGCTTGATGGGGGGTTTAATTGCCCAGGCGGTTGCGGGAAATATGCCGGTGGAACCGTTAGTCACAACCGCAGTTTGGTGGCACGCAAAAGCCGGCATTTTAGCAGCCCAGGAACGCACAGAGTTAGGGGTAGATGCCTTTACGCTGACGCAATATTTGCTGCCGATGATGCAATCTTACTTTGCTAAAAACGTGCCGGTTTAG
- a CDS encoding BrnT family toxin: MRKPKPFFPDPLYVDFYAPDHSEDEERYLIVGESNRQRLLIVSYTERGNSIRLISAREVTQAEREAYEQG; the protein is encoded by the coding sequence TTGAGGAAGCCAAAACCGTTTTTCCCCGATCCGCTCTATGTTGACTTCTACGCTCCAGATCACTCAGAAGACGAGGAACGATACCTGATTGTGGGAGAGTCAAACCGGCAGCGATTGTTAATTGTCTCCTACACAGAACGAGGAAATTCTATTCGTCTTATTAGTGCTAGAGAAGTAACGCAAGCGGAGCGAGAAGCTTATGAACAGGGATAA
- the sat gene encoding sulfate adenylyltransferase, protein MSQHLDGIAPHGGYLINRIATSAEGQEFLEQADVLPRVRLDERSLSDLELIAIGGFSPLTGFMEQKDYEPVVSDMRLANGLPWSIPITLSVSEEVAEPLKEGSWVRLDDPTGRFVGVLELTQKYRYNKAHEVINVYRTDDEKHPGVKVVYEQGPINLAGPVWLFQRDPHPQFPKYQIDPAASRKLFKEKGWKTVVGFQTRNPIHRAHEYIQKCALETVDGLFLHPLVGATKSDDIPADVRMRCYEILLEHYYPKDRVIMAINPAAMRYAGPREAIFHALVRKNYGCTHFIVGRDHAGVGNYYGTYDAQYIFDEFEPGELGISPMKFEHAFYCKLTQGMATSKTSPSNPDQRVHLSGTKVREMLRAGQLPPPEFSRPEVAAELARAMRVPMESF, encoded by the coding sequence TTGAGTCAGCATCTAGACGGTATTGCCCCCCACGGCGGCTACCTAATCAATCGTATTGCTACATCTGCCGAAGGGCAGGAATTTCTAGAACAAGCGGACGTTTTACCCCGCGTGCGACTCGATGAAAGGTCTCTTTCCGATCTGGAACTAATCGCGATTGGTGGGTTTAGTCCACTCACCGGCTTTATGGAGCAAAAAGACTATGAGCCGGTTGTATCTGATATGCGCTTGGCGAATGGACTGCCTTGGTCAATTCCAATTACGCTGTCTGTGAGCGAGGAAGTTGCAGAACCCCTGAAAGAAGGCAGTTGGGTGCGCTTAGATGACCCCACCGGCAGGTTTGTGGGTGTTCTCGAACTGACGCAAAAATATCGCTATAACAAAGCCCATGAGGTGATTAACGTCTATCGCACCGATGATGAAAAGCATCCGGGTGTGAAAGTCGTTTACGAGCAAGGGCCAATTAATTTAGCCGGCCCTGTATGGTTGTTCCAGCGCGATCCTCACCCCCAGTTTCCCAAATACCAGATTGATCCAGCCGCATCTAGGAAGCTGTTTAAGGAAAAGGGTTGGAAAACTGTAGTTGGTTTCCAAACCCGCAACCCCATTCACCGCGCACATGAATACATTCAAAAATGCGCTCTCGAAACCGTTGATGGTTTGTTCTTGCATCCTTTAGTGGGTGCAACAAAAAGCGATGATATTCCCGCTGATGTGCGGATGCGTTGCTACGAAATTCTGCTGGAACATTACTATCCCAAAGACCGGGTCATCATGGCGATTAACCCGGCGGCGATGCGTTATGCCGGCCCGCGTGAAGCGATTTTCCATGCCCTAGTGCGGAAGAATTACGGCTGCACTCACTTTATTGTTGGGCGCGATCATGCCGGTGTGGGTAATTACTATGGCACCTACGACGCTCAATATATCTTTGATGAATTTGAGCCGGGTGAATTGGGCATTTCGCCAATGAAGTTTGAACACGCTTTCTATTGCAAACTCACACAGGGAATGGCGACTTCAAAAACCAGTCCGAGTAACCCGGATCAGCGTGTTCACCTGTCAGGAACGAAGGTGCGGGAGATGTTACGTGCCGGCCAGTTACCGCCGCCAGAGTTTTCGCGTCCAGAGGTTGCCGCTGAACTAGCCCGTGCGATGCGAGTGCCGATGGAATCTTTTTAG
- a CDS encoding caspase family protein, with amino-acid sequence MGLKRREFLQRAGSLLAGLGMSEALLGRMGDRYYQALAQPNARKLALLVGINQYGTGNTLNGCVTDVDLQRELLIHRFGFQPADVLTLTDSLATRNNIENAFVSHLKEQASADDVVVFHFSGYGRRIHAGGESEPAPNSTAKLQNSFVPVDGILGSDTTLVNDLLEETLLLLIRSLQTERVLAVLDTSYTYPGNALQGNLRIRSRPTPMADATDSDELNFQQQLREGMTQKRASGVPGVILTAAAPDRQAAEMQWNGFSAGLFTYALTQSLWGATPATTLNFNLQRAACTLKQLAGKDQQPQILHETSKKNTLPVPVSPVGADGAVMSVADDGKTAQVWLAGLPARVLESYGVNSLLRIVPQEPAAGENATLLQTRSRSGLTAQAQLLSANGAAVTPLKVGQFVQEAVRVLPRNITLTVALEAGLDRIERVDATSAFSTISHVSAVVAGEQPADCLFGRVRETLLAQTPTSALPTLAQGSYGLFSLAQDLIPNTIGEGGEAVKAAVRRLTPQLQTLLAAKLWRLTANEGSSRLGITATLEQVEGTEQRVLLERQTLREQSNKATHRAAHQDADLGVLNLSAGSRIQYRLRNDSDRPVYYILLGLDHRGRAYAGGVCEAVALCAVQPAGSTEVAQTQPAVQQNAIAPGESVTIPSAASQSAWIVRGAGGMTEAQVICSTSPFTRTSAALAAAMPSRGEAQPIGVLSNPLPVAQALLQDLHEASAGSAQLAGISSDAFAFDVNAWATLSFIYQVV; translated from the coding sequence ATGGGACTGAAAAGGCGGGAATTTTTGCAACGAGCCGGCAGCTTGCTGGCAGGTTTGGGAATGAGTGAAGCATTGCTGGGGCGAATGGGCGATCGCTACTATCAAGCCCTGGCACAGCCAAACGCTCGGAAGTTGGCGCTGCTCGTTGGCATTAACCAGTATGGCACCGGCAACACCCTCAACGGCTGTGTAACGGATGTGGATCTGCAACGAGAACTGCTCATTCACCGCTTTGGCTTCCAACCGGCAGATGTTTTGACGCTCACCGACAGTCTCGCCACTCGCAATAATATTGAAAATGCCTTCGTCAGCCATTTGAAGGAACAGGCAAGTGCTGATGATGTCGTGGTTTTCCACTTCAGCGGCTATGGGCGTCGCATTCATGCCGGCGGTGAGTCTGAACCGGCACCCAATTCAACGGCTAAACTCCAAAATTCTTTCGTGCCGGTCGATGGTATCCTTGGCTCCGATACCACCTTGGTTAATGATTTATTAGAAGAAACACTGCTGCTGCTCATACGCTCACTGCAAACAGAACGCGTTTTGGCAGTGCTCGATACCAGCTACACCTATCCCGGCAACGCCTTACAGGGAAATTTGCGGATTCGCTCTCGCCCAACCCCGATGGCAGATGCAACCGACTCTGATGAACTGAATTTTCAGCAACAACTGCGGGAAGGAATGACTCAAAAACGCGCCTCTGGGGTGCCTGGAGTGATTCTGACAGCAGCCGCACCCGACCGGCAAGCGGCTGAGATGCAGTGGAATGGATTTAGCGCCGGCTTATTTACTTACGCCCTTACCCAAAGTTTGTGGGGGGCAACACCGGCAACCACGCTAAACTTCAACCTGCAACGGGCAGCCTGCACCCTCAAGCAACTGGCAGGGAAAGATCAGCAGCCCCAAATCCTTCACGAAACCAGCAAAAAAAATACGTTACCAGTGCCGGTGTCCCCAGTTGGGGCAGATGGGGCGGTGATGTCGGTGGCGGATGATGGTAAAACCGCTCAGGTGTGGTTGGCAGGACTGCCGGCACGGGTTTTAGAATCTTATGGCGTCAATTCTCTGCTGAGAATCGTTCCCCAAGAACCGGCAGCCGGAGAAAATGCCACGTTGCTCCAAACTCGCTCTCGCAGCGGTTTGACGGCGCAAGCCCAACTTTTATCAGCGAATGGGGCGGCTGTTACGCCCCTAAAGGTGGGACAGTTCGTTCAAGAAGCCGTCCGAGTGTTGCCGCGAAATATCACCTTGACGGTGGCTTTAGAAGCCGGTTTAGACAGAATCGAGCGGGTGGATGCAACGAGCGCTTTTTCCACGATTTCTCATGTCTCGGCGGTGGTGGCGGGTGAACAACCGGCTGATTGTTTATTTGGGCGCGTGCGAGAAACTTTACTCGCCCAAACCCCAACATCTGCTTTACCCACCCTCGCACAAGGCAGCTACGGCTTGTTTTCCTTGGCGCAAGATTTAATTCCCAATACAATCGGCGAAGGTGGGGAAGCCGTGAAGGCAGCGGTGCGCCGGTTAACGCCACAACTACAAACGCTTTTGGCAGCTAAGTTATGGCGCTTAACCGCAAATGAAGGATCTTCTCGTTTGGGGATTACAGCCACTCTCGAACAGGTGGAGGGCACTGAACAACGGGTACTGCTTGAACGCCAAACCTTGCGAGAACAAAGCAATAAAGCAACACACCGCGCGGCTCACCAGGACGCAGATTTAGGCGTTTTGAATTTATCTGCCGGCAGCCGTATCCAGTACCGGCTGAGAAATGACAGTGATCGCCCGGTTTATTATATTCTGCTGGGTTTAGATCACCGGGGACGAGCCTATGCCGGCGGTGTTTGCGAAGCCGTTGCGCTTTGTGCTGTCCAGCCTGCCGGTTCTACAGAAGTTGCTCAAACCCAACCGGCTGTGCAGCAAAATGCGATCGCCCCAGGAGAAAGCGTGACAATTCCCTCGGCTGCGTCTCAGTCTGCCTGGATCGTGCGCGGTGCCGGTGGGATGACGGAAGCGCAAGTGATTTGCTCGACTTCTCCCTTCACTCGGACAAGTGCGGCGCTGGCAGCGGCAATGCCTTCAAGGGGAGAAGCTCAGCCTATTGGTGTGCTGTCAAATCCTTTGCCGGTGGCGCAAGCACTTTTGCAAGATTTACACGAAGCGAGTGCCGGCAGTGCTCAACTGGCTGGGATATCAAGCGATGCGTTTGCTTTTGATGTGAATGCTTGGGCGACGCTGAGTTTTATTTACCAGGTGGTTTAA
- a CDS encoding DUF5615 family PIN-like protein, translating into MSVALYMDEHIHLAITLGLRLRDVDVLTVQEDNRKGTPDPILLDRATELQRIIFTQDEDFLAIAKRRQSEGVSFSGVIYAHQRLVSVGDCVRDLEIIAKTGTPEDFANCVQYLPL; encoded by the coding sequence GTGAGCGTAGCGCTTTATATGGATGAACATATCCATCTAGCAATTACGCTAGGTTTACGTTTGCGGGATGTTGATGTCTTAACAGTTCAAGAAGATAATCGGAAAGGTACACCAGATCCGATTTTACTTGACCGTGCTACAGAACTTCAGCGCATTATTTTTACACAAGATGAAGATTTTCTAGCTATAGCAAAACGCCGGCAGAGTGAGGGGGTAAGCTTCTCTGGTGTGATCTACGCTCATCAACGACTTGTTAGCGTTGGGGATTGTGTGCGCGACTTGGAAATCATCGCAAAAACCGGCACTCCTGAAGATTTTGCTAATTGCGTTCAATATTTGCCTTTGTAG
- a CDS encoding DUF3598 family protein, producing the protein MSSQWNNFLQNLGQWQGSFTQLSPAGELINMTPSVLFLEGLEDNQKVRLRLRRFAPDSGGLEETNVQEMVREYSSLGRDILFFENGAFSQGSIQLAPYAEFGAEFGFIANNNRLRLVQLFNQDGKLDKLTLIREMRAGTEVVERPPLTLDQLLGEWQGEAHTLYPDWRSPDQFSTTLRLQKDGADRVVQQLSFGAGAGIQGFTSKGRVEGKTILFDEGSVPVQVLMLPDGASSTCLQSVQLRQSFFLEAGWLIQPDLRQRLIRRYSDKGEWVSLTLVTERKIN; encoded by the coding sequence ATGTCTTCTCAATGGAATAACTTTTTGCAAAATCTCGGACAGTGGCAAGGTTCATTTACTCAACTTTCCCCTGCCGGTGAACTGATCAATATGACTCCCAGCGTGCTTTTTTTAGAAGGGTTAGAGGATAACCAAAAAGTTCGCCTCAGACTGCGCCGGTTTGCTCCAGATTCTGGAGGTTTAGAGGAAACCAATGTTCAGGAGATGGTGCGGGAGTATAGTTCTCTAGGGCGAGATATTTTGTTTTTTGAGAATGGAGCATTTTCTCAAGGCAGCATCCAATTAGCACCTTACGCGGAATTTGGGGCAGAATTTGGGTTTATTGCTAATAACAATCGGCTGCGCTTAGTGCAGTTATTTAACCAGGATGGCAAGCTGGATAAATTGACGCTAATCCGGGAAATGCGGGCGGGGACAGAGGTTGTAGAACGCCCTCCTTTGACTTTAGATCAATTGCTGGGAGAATGGCAGGGAGAGGCGCACACGCTTTATCCCGATTGGCGTTCACCCGATCAATTTTCAACGACGTTGAGATTACAAAAAGACGGTGCTGATCGTGTGGTGCAACAACTGAGTTTTGGTGCCGGCGCAGGTATCCAGGGTTTTACTTCTAAAGGTCGAGTTGAAGGGAAAACTATCCTTTTTGATGAAGGTTCTGTGCCGGTGCAAGTGTTGATGTTACCCGATGGCGCGTCTTCTACTTGTCTTCAATCTGTTCAACTGCGTCAGTCGTTCTTTTTAGAAGCCGGTTGGTTAATTCAGCCGGATTTGCGTCAGCGTTTAATTCGCCGCTACAGTGATAAGGGTGAATGGGTGAGTTTGACGCTAGTTACTGAGCGGAAAATTAATTAA